The sequence below is a genomic window from Macrobrachium nipponense isolate FS-2020 chromosome 40, ASM1510439v2, whole genome shotgun sequence.
ggtcagtcaacgctgaaacggaaattaacagtaaggaggtttgaaaggtgtaatacaattgtaagagagggtggaaagtcagatagaagaaagagaatatgaacggaggttatTAAGTCAAAGGAGtgaaagaggttacagctaggggtcggagagacgctgcaaagaaccttaagcagtgCCTACAGTTCACCACATAAGGTTCTCTGACGGCATTAGCCACGCTATGGAGCGAATCTAATGCGGACTTTCACGTCATTTCACTTTTCGCGGAAGAGAAAGATTTGTGTTAGCACTTTTGAGCTTAATTTTGGGATAACTAATTTCGTTCTACATATATCCATAGAACTAAGTAACGGCTGCATCTATGCCCCTAAAacaatcccctcccccccccccccaccccccccaggaaaaaaaataaatataaataaacaccgCAACAGAACTATTAGAAGGAATGAAATACGACGAAAGCGACAAAAGAGAAATCGGGAGTAAACAAGATAAAACAAATACGCAGaaaaccagaaaataaaaaaataaaaaataaaaaaattgaggtCTGACCCCAGGAGAAGGAAGCTTAAGAAAATCTCCAGGATTATTTCATTACTTGCAACATCTCCGTCCAATCAAGAACATTCTTTTATAACGGTATCGATTAAATCCTAGGACATAAACTCGGTTCAATGACCAATATGTGGCAAACATCCTCATGAATAAAACCATCTTAAGTATCTACTTCCCATACGATTATACTCTATTCATATCTATCTTCTGATATTtagcaaaaataatgaaattaaaattagataaaaCTGCAAGGTTCATAGGTCAATCATcgcatatttttttctgaattttgaaATCCCAAGAATACAAGGAGGTACAGTATTCGAACGTATACTCTATTCAAATCTACCTTCTGATGTTTACAAAAAGTATGAAAGTGTAATCAGACCAAACAGTAAGTTTCAAAGGTCAATCATCAcatattttttcagaattttgaaaTCCCAAGGATACAACTTAGTACAGTAATCGAACTtggtttatataagaaaaaaattaccaagaggCGCCGGTCTATGGCAAACCTTTTTTCGCCTTTGACATATACGGATGAAATGCCACGAGAGTGTAACATCACGGAGAGAGGAAGGGGCGATATAATTTCTGTGAATATCATACCCCGGCAAAAAGCCAGGGGAcaagattgaaaaaaataaatgaaaataaattataagaatAACTCGACTAGACCTCGAAATTCAGGGATATTCAAAACAAACCATAAATCACTAAGTCGCCGCCTTTTTCGGGTGATACATACTAGTGGTATACAAAGAACACAAAGAAATCATGCATATTCTTGACTACTATAATGACAATATATAATTTGACATATATCCATCGCCAATGATttgggttataatatatatatataatatatatatataatatatatatatgtgtgtgtgtgtgtgtgtgtgatatataacgtaatttgtgtgtgatgtgtagtgtgtgtgtgtgtgtgtgtacaaagaaGCATTTGGACTCCCACGCAAATGCTCTGCGGCAATCACGACCACTCAGGGAAAAGGCAACGTTAGAGTCATCCTCTTGATTGAACGCAAACACATTTTCtagaattaaagaaagaaaacgtGATTTTAATCGTATCTAAGGCAGACCCTCAATTACCCCGGACCAAGATGTATTGACCGAACACATGCGCTCGCCTCACGAAACCTATTTTACGAATTCGTGCAGCAGTTTGGCGGGATAAGGAATGACGAAAGGTATTCGTGTAACTGTATAAAGTTGGAGATGTAATAATTACAATACGCTTCCTTATAGAAGTTGTTCTGATAtagattatgataaaaaaaattaatgaccaatctctctctctctttatcatatgtatatgatatatatatgtatatatatatatatatatatatatatatatatatatatatatatatatatatatatatatatatatatatatatatatatatatatatatatataatacatcatacatacatatatacatatctctctctctctcatatatatgatatatatatatatatatatatatattatatatattgtgtgtgtacgtacttATATGAGCCCCTTCAGTAATCACGAAAACATCAGAGCATCGAATGCTTGCGCCCGAGTACCTTAaactgaatatgtaaaaaaatggaAAGCACATGAAACCTTGACTTTCAATCGTGAAAAGATTTTTAGAGAAAATTAAGTTTTTCTACCTTTTAAACTGTCTCCGATATTCTAATTTTAGTCtgtcatatattagtatattttacCTTCCTTGGTCTCTCCTACTAATTACTGATCACGATGATACCTTCGAAGATTTGTATCGCAAGAAGGCGttttaacaaaaaaggaatcataaACAGTCTAATGGTTATTCCtcacgagagaaaaaaataacaataagatgacaaaaaaaaaaaaaaaaaacaaaaaaaaaaaaaaaaaaaaaaaaaaaaaaaaaaacaaaaatccgaGAGAAATCGCTCCCaaaagataacacacacacacactacgcatatatatataatatatatatatatatatatatatatatatatatatatatatatatatttatatatatatatatatatatatatatattatatatatatatatatatatatatatatatatatatatatatatatatatgtgtgtgtgtgtgtatgtataactgattcaggaaagtttggaacgtgatgaatgcataagtaaaggtataagccacgaaggaaagataaacactggagtagcttgcaagatctttcgactcatgtCGAAAGATCTTTCAGCTACTCCAGTGcttatctttcctttgtggctttataccttcatatatctatatatatatatatatatatatatatatatatatatatatacatatatgtgtgtatgtatgaatgtttataaatatgtatagctatatatatatatatatatatatatatggttggatGAGGGAAGCGGCGATTCACGGAATGGGCGAATCAGTAAAGTAGAGAGCAGTGTGAGCACATGGGGAAGAGCGTGTCGTGTCTATGGAAACCAAGATGCAATATACTAAAGGACTGtttagccaactctcctttatagcAGTGAAGCATGGGAGTTGATTGTGACAAAGGAAAATGGTTGACGTTGTATAGAAGAGCATGTGGTATATTTGCCACAAAAAAGAATTGAAAGGATGTGTAGTGTGGAGATAAGCAAACCTGGTCAAAAAATAAAAGTAGGTAAAAGGATGCGTTGTGACAAGACCAGTGCACAGTCTTTCCTCGACTGGATTCCGCTGTGTCCCCGGTTCTTTGTGAATGCAATCGTACTATATTCATCAGGGTCATGGGAGATTCATCTGTGTATAGTTTCATACTATAAATTGTATTAGCAATGTCCTATCGGGGCCAGAGAATGAATCTGGAGCAATGACAAAAGCCTAACTGGCAGTGCAGATCCCACCAGAATGCTGGAGAAGCCGCACTCCCACCACAGAACTCAATCGAGGTGGCAGCAACAGTTTTTCTCTTCTAGTCCCCATCATGCGGTCCTTTGATTATCATGTTTATTAAATTGTGTCCTCATTATACAGCACACCATAAGTAGTGATAGTATTCTGTTTCCCGACCCGTGGCTAGTGTTAGTTCGTGTTTACTAGGCTTCATAACAAGTTAGTCTGTGAATCTCTTAAGGGCCATGTGGTCCTCTGTTTAGTCAAGTGATGAGTATCAGGGATGTCGTATTAGTCATGATGGAAATGTTGTAcattcatatgtttatttttataataaacctTTGTAAAAATCCTGTTTTGCCTAATTTACTCATCCCTCACTCagaccgtttgtttgtttgtttgtatagtgttttaatgttgcatggaactagtggttattcagcaacggaaccaacagctttacgtgacttccgaaccacgtcgagagtgaacgtctatcaccagaaatacacctctctccctcctcaatggaatgaccgagaatcgaactcatggccaccgaggtggcacgccaataccataccaaccacgccacaagGCGCTTCACGTCAGACAGTGAGCTGTCCTCTAAGGTAGGCCAAAATGGCCATTAACATCTGGCCACTGGTATCCTGGTCGTGAGGGTTTTCACAATAGAATGCACAACATTTTGAGACGGTTTGGTCATTGGGAAAGAACGTGAGTGAGAAAGTGAAAACCAGTAATGGTCCTTGTGTAGGTATTTGAAGTGGCTATTTTTCTGGAAACTCTCTGAACATAAGATTCATCCATAATTCAGCAGCGAAGGATGAATCTGTCAATGGTTACTGGCTTGTCTTTTCTTGGGTGCACACCCAAGCATGGGAAAATGCTTAAAatatattcacattcattcttagACTGTTGAATCGAGGTTAACTACCTGATCAGATCAACTTGTGCTGTATTTTTGCTTCATGCACCTGTGCAGAACCACCATCGGCAGTTTATCTCACcctgcacacacactcacacctaTACACAGTACAACACCTTCCCCAGTACAACAGTCTCTAATTATAGACATGTTAGCTCagactaaaacaaaaataaattgttccctaatagaatatacataaaatagaAAAGACAGATAAGCACctaataatattaaaatcatGAAATATAAGATATTACAAAGGTATATGTCCTACTCACTTTTAGGGGTTGAGGTAATGTAGTCATACTTGGTCTTCTGAGGCGTCCTTGTCAGGTCGGTAACACTACCACTGTAGAGTCCATTGATCCGTCCTGAGGTGAAGCTGGAAACATAAGTAGTTCTGGAAGGCGAAGATGGAGTTATCACAGACGATGACAGTAAAGGATACTTGTACTGATAAGAAGGAGAATAATGTGCAGACTGTGGCTTATGGTGTACAGGAGAATAGTGGCTACGTGCTTGATGATAATGGTTGTGGTCAGAAGACTGGTGATAGTGATATTGACGTTTTGGAGAGGAATGCTCTGAAAGAGGGAGATCAGGGGTAGATGGACGGCTGGTTGTGCGACGACGCTCAACATTGGTTGGTGCCCCCTGATATCTAGGAATGTGCGCATTTTGTTGACCACGGAGCCTCTGTAAGTGGGCGGAATTCTGAAGTACCTGTGTTGTTTCACTACCCTGGACAAGGTTATACAGGTTTCTCTGAAGGAGTGTAAGATCTGGTTTTGAATATGGGCTAGTTGAAGCTGAAGACCTTGCATTTGAAGTTGATGCAGAATGTCTCTGAGACCAGGGTCCACTGAGTCTATCTGGTAGAGGTGTAAATGACTCCGCTTGCCCATTTGTTCTATTTCGGAGGGGAGTTCTACTGTACTTTGTAGAATATTGTTCACTGGATGAATCAGTGTCACTCAGTTTCTGCAAATCTATTGACGTTGTCCGTGATATCTGTCTGATTAGAGATGTCTGTGTTCCTGTATCTGAAAGCTTTAATGGTCTGATAAAAGGCCTGTGATTTTCAGAATTCTGATCATCCCTAACTATAGTATTGATCCCAGTTGTTTGAAATTCTATCTTTTTGGCATCAGAATCTGAAAACATCCTCCTCAAACCCCTGTTATCATTTCCAACTACTATTCTGGGTTTCCTACTCTCAGTATCACTTAATCTTGGGTCTCTATAATCATCATCAAAGTGAATTTTGTCTCTGAAGTTATCATGCCTTGTAAAATCGCTAACATGGTAACCATTTTTGCTAAACCTGTTCAAACTTTCACCAGTATCACTAGGTTCTGGATGTTCCTTATCCATCTTACAAGGTTCATCATAGTCATTATTACTTTTACTGTGTTCTTTGGATTTCTCACCACTATACAGATCCTTTAACTGATCATCAGTCCTACCAGTGAGAGCTCTTTGTTCCCTTGTCCTAGTTTCCACGCCATCGTCTTCAATTATAAGTTTCTCACTATCACTTTCCACTGAACGTTTCCTTGAAACATCTGTCACATATAAAACAGCTTCAGTTTCACTTCTGTCTGTTTCTTCATTGTCCACGTATTCAACCTCTTGTACAGTGTCATCATCTACATCAGTGACATGAACTTTTAATATTTCGACAATTGGTTTTTCTCTAACAATTTCAAAAGTCTCTTGGATCTCTTTATGAGTAGGACCCATTTCTTGAATCATCTCAATACTCTTTACTTCCCTAACTGTGCCTTTGTAACTGTCCAGGGGCACAAGAGTGACAGAGTCAGTTGGGACCTCTCCATCTACTGATGAATAAGCAGCCTCTGCACCTTCAACTTCATACACACCTCCTCCAACCTCATCAGTACCTCCCCCTTCactttcttcatcatcatctgttCTGCTGTCAGTCCTTTCCTCTCCTTTATCTTCAATTTTTAAAACTCCCCCTCCTCCTGGTCTAGGAACAGGAATGTCAAGAGATTCCTCACTGTCAATATTTCTTAAGTCTATAGGAAGATTTTCATTACCATCATGTTTCAAGGAATCGTACTGAAAGTTATCATCCTCAGTATCTGAAATTCTTACTAATGGGTCACTTACTTCAAGTAAGTCTCCAGTACCATATATCTCTTCATCCTGATCGACAGATCTGCCAACAGACTCTTCAACAGcacattcctcttcttcttgatcaatgaattcctcttcctcctcctcctcctcctcaccctttgAAGGTTCTATTTCCTTTTCCTGCTCAACAGATTTATCTTCCTTCTCCTGCTCAACAGATTTATCTTCCTTTTCCTGACCAAGAGCCTCACCTTCTTTCTGATCAACTGATGCTGCTTCTTCATCTAAACTAAGTATCTGATCATGTGATTGCAACTTCTCTTTTTCTTGAACACCACAAGCATCTTCCCTCCTTTGCTCTTCATACCCACTACTATCTGCACCTGAGCTTCCAAAAAAGATATCAAAAGGATCGTCTTGTTCCTCAGTATCATACTCATCTTTTATTGCTTGCTCATCTGATGGCTCTGGTTTTTCCAACTTTTCACCACTGTCATCTCCTGTGGTCTTTTCACCTTCAGTGACACAAAATGTCTCATTCTTCTTGTCCTCTACATTAACTGGCGTTAGGGTCCTTGGCTTTGGTGTGGGTATCTTATCTTCGTGTTCTGAGGTTATAAATGCAGATTCATCAGAGAGTAAATCAGGCTGTAAAACGGTTCGAGGAAGTGGTTGGGGTTGTGAAGCTTCAGGCTGACTGTCATTTGAGGTGAGAGATACAAGAACATCTTCAAGAGCTCTTGGTGACCCAACGTCATCCATACTGGCGCTACGACTTTCAAATGTAATAACGCACTGATAGGGTCCTTGTAGATCTGGGTTGCTTGCCTCACATggtgcttcttcgtcttcaaaatCAGAATCTGACCCCTGTAATATTTCTTTAACCAGCTTTTCTCtctttatggtttcaaatctcaTAAGATTTATCTCTGTTTTAATAGCTGCACGTCTATCAGCAGATACTGAACCCAAGAGGTCTTCGAAGGATGAACTTGGGGCACTACTTAAACCAAGCCTGCCTCTCCTTCTCTTTGGCCTCCAGCTTTCATCTCCAACAAGGTCATCAATTTGAAGAGACTTTCCCCTTGACAAGTGCTGGAGTTTCTTACGCCTCCTGGCACCCTCTCCAGGTTCTGATTCCTGAGATGTCTCCCCCTCAGCAGCATATGCACTGTCAGTATGAGTGCAGTTCCCGTTTTCTGGTGATGGAGGACCACTCCCATCCTCAAAACCCAAAAATACGCCGCTGCTTGTTGAAGAAACACCAACGAGGTATTTTGAACTTGCTCTTGACAAATCAACTGCCACCTGAAATGCTCTGGAGAGATTTGGGGAGGATGATGAACCCTTGCTTTGTTTATATAATTCACCAATTGTTAATTCTGAGAGCTGCCCATGTGACTTCCCCTTAACATATGTGTCCTTGTGCTCCTGGTAAGTCCTTGGGTATCCTAGAGAAGACGTCTCTCTCCACAGGCGATCTGCTTGCGTATGAAGGCAAGTCGAAGAGCCCCACTTGCGGTTTGGGAAGCCCTTGCCGTGCTCATTCGTGGTGCTGAGCTCCTCAAAAGAGCCAGTCCCTAATTTTTCTAAATGGTCTGAGCTGAGGTAGCGCAAGCGTAGCTCGGGTACTTCACTCCAAAATGAAGTAGCCTCATCTGACTCCAAAAACAGTTCAACTGCAAACTTGTGTGGGACAACATGGAAGGGGTCCACTTTGTAATCCGACTCTCTAGTTTCTGATGTGTTCTTGACAAAATCCCGCACCTGTAACCGAAAAGAAGTTTCATTACCAAATTTGTAGCAAACCATGATtgatctgagttttttttttttttcacagcaaaCTATGTCATTTTCACTGCACAAAATAAGGGGCATTCAAATAcaatgtgtatacacatacatcaaTAAACTATAAAAAGTTACCTATAAATCACTACATGAATTTCTCTGTCAAAGAGGCACCAGGTAATGAATgctaaaactaatgaaaaaacaataacaaactgaAACAAATCCTAATACCCAATTTTAACATAGGTTATGAAATTTGGATATTGTATCTCTGACTAATAAGTTAGTATAAGAGCAGTTTTTTTAAACCTATACTAAGAAGAGAAAAAAGGTTGAGGAAAGAGAAGGTAGaataattacaaagaaaataaattaagataataTAGGGTCTGAAAGATGGTGAAAGGGTAAAAAAGCCAAGAGCTAGAAAGGCTGATAAGTTTAGTGTATGATCACATGAAAATCAGCAGAGACAACGCCGGCGAAACAGAAAAGGATACTTTAGGCAGCCTAAGATAAACTATAGTGATGACAGACATATGTGAAGTCTCAGAATATCATAAGATTTATACAGCTCATTAAGTTTCATATACACACAATGTAAGTAGGGTTGCCAAAGAGTGGTAATGGAACACGATATATTCCTTAGTTGCGCAGGCATGACTGAGGGAATGCAAAACACCTACCCTTTCTCGAACGAGAATGAATCCCGTATGGAAGCCACAGGGTATGGGCGTCGGGTCAGACTCATACCATCCGAGGTCAGCTTTCCAGTTGAGCTTGACCTGCGTTCCTGTTATGGAGGTTAACACCAGGTGGACAACTTGG
It includes:
- the LOC135212111 gene encoding uncharacterized protein LOC135212111 isoform X1 → MADEGDFQPEIKFRWCRTIRCRAQVVHLVLTSITGTQVKLNWKADLGWYESDPTPIPCGFHTGFILVRERVRDFVKNTSETRESDYKVDPFHVVPHKFAVELFLESDEATSFWSEVPELRLRYLSSDHLEKLGTGSFEELSTTNEHGKGFPNRKWGSSTCLHTQADRLWRETSSLGYPRTYQEHKDTYVKGKSHGQLSELTIGELYKQSKGSSSSPNLSRAFQVAVDLSRASSKYLVGVSSTSSGVFLGFEDGSGPPSPENGNCTHTDSAYAAEGETSQESEPGEGARRRKKLQHLSRGKSLQIDDLVGDESWRPKRRRGRLGLSSAPSSSFEDLLGSVSADRRAAIKTEINLMRFETIKREKLVKEILQGSDSDFEDEEAPCEASNPDLQGPYQCVITFESRSASMDDVGSPRALEDVLVSLTSNDSQPEASQPQPLPRTVLQPDLLSDESAFITSEHEDKIPTPKPRTLTPVNVEDKKNETFCVTEGEKTTGDDSGEKLEKPEPSDEQAIKDEYDTEEQDDPFDIFFGSSGADSSGYEEQRREDACGVQEKEKLQSHDQILSLDEEAASVDQKEGEALGQEKEDKSVEQEKEDKSVEQEKEIEPSKGEEEEEEEEEFIDQEEEECAVEESVGRSVDQDEEIYGTGDLLEVSDPLVRISDTEDDNFQYDSLKHDGNENLPIDLRNIDSEESLDIPVPRPGGGGVLKIEDKGEERTDSRTDDDEESEGGGTDEVGGGVYEVEGAEAAYSSVDGEVPTDSVTLVPLDSYKGTVREVKSIEMIQEMGPTHKEIQETFEIVREKPIVEILKVHVTDVDDDTVQEVEYVDNEETDRSETEAVLYVTDVSRKRSVESDSEKLIIEDDGVETRTREQRALTGRTDDQLKDLYSGEKSKEHSKSNNDYDEPCKMDKEHPEPSDTGESLNRFSKNGYHVSDFTRHDNFRDKIHFDDDYRDPRLSDTESRKPRIVVGNDNRGLRRMFSDSDAKKIEFQTTGINTIVRDDQNSENHRPFIRPLKLSDTGTQTSLIRQISRTTSIDLQKLSDTDSSSEQYSTKYSRTPLRNRTNGQAESFTPLPDRLSGPWSQRHSASTSNARSSASTSPYSKPDLTLLQRNLYNLVQGSETTQVLQNSAHLQRLRGQQNAHIPRYQGAPTNVERRRTTSRPSTPDLPLSEHSSPKRQYHYHQSSDHNHYHQARSHYSPVHHKPQSAHYSPSYQYKYPLLSSSVITPSSPSRTTYVSSFTSGRINGLYSGSVTDLTRTPQKTKYDYITSTPKSGASGVRPASSLPDLRQPTTTSSSLPRQPSRVSPTYEYLPQGPRHAQSASDIMVGGYGSKGKRVSWREWRIADESDSGDSTDSLIDEAERLATTRIDIESEWDDRYRRRYRSRRRTRSHQEFSTWRDDSEAARRYPSNRPYLPYRGDQLSPGQQVKVLAPGGGVAVARVLTNQRSALLGNKSHFYPSHGVISPASVTVILLTEPNRLQGTVVTIPLEKVLLAWPRV
- the LOC135212111 gene encoding uncharacterized protein LOC135212111 isoform X2; protein product: MADEGDFQPEIKFRWCRTIRCRAQVVHLVLTSITGTQVKLNWKADLGWYESDPTPIPCGFHTGFILVRERVRDFVKNTSETRESDYKVDPFHVVPHKFAVELFLESDEATSFWSEVPELRLRYLSSDHLEKLGTGSFEELSTTNEHGKGFPNRKWGSSTCLHTQADRLWRETSSLGYPRTYQEHKDTYVKGKSHGQLSELTIGELYKQSKGSSSSPNLSRAFQVAVDLSRASSKYLVGVSSTSSGVFLGFEDGSGPPSPENGNCTHTDSAYAAEGETSQESEPGEGARRRKKLQHLSRGKSLQIDDLVGDESWRPKRRRGRLGLSSAPSSSFEDLLGSVSADRRAAIKTEINLMRFETIKREKLVKEILQGSDSDFEDEEAPCEASNPDLQGPYQCVITFESRSASMDDVGSPRALEDVLVSLTSNDSQPEASQPQPLPRTVLQPDLLSDESAFITSEHEDKIPTPKPRTLTPVNVEDKKNETFCVTEGEKTTGDDSGEKLEKPEPSDEQAIKDEYDTEEQDDPFDIFFGSSGADSSGYEEQRREDACGVQEKEKLQSHDQILSLDEEAASVDQKEGEALGQEKEDKSVEQEKEDKSVEQEKEIEPSKGEEEEEEEEEFIDQEEEECAVEESVGRSVDQDEEIYGTGDLLEVSDPLVRISDTEDDNFQYDSLKHDGNENLPIDLRNIDSEESLDIPVPRPGGGGVLKIEDKGEERTDSRTDDDEESEGGGTDEVGGGVYEVEGAEAAYSSVDGEVPTDSVTLVPLDSYKGTVREVKSIEMIQEMGPTHKEIQETFEIVREKPIVEILKVHVTDVDDDTVQEVEYVDNEETDRSETEAVLYVTDVSRKRSVESDSEKLIIEDDGVETRTREQRALTGRTDDQLKDLYSGEKSKEHSKSNNDYDEPCKMDKEHPEPSDTGESLNRFSKNGYHVSDFTRHDNFRDKIHFDDDYRDPRLSDTESRKPRIVVGNDNRGLRRMFSDSDAKKIEFQTTGINTIVRDDQNSENHRPFIRPLKLSDTGTQTSLIRQISRTTSIDLQKLSDTDSSSEQYSTKYSRTPLRNRTNGQAESFTPLPDRLSGPWSQRHSASTSNARSSASTSPYSKPDLTLLQRNLYNLVQGSETTQVLQNSAHLQRLRGQQNAHIPRYQGAPTNVERRRTTSRPSTPDLPLSEHSSPKRQYHYHQSSDHNHYHQARSHYSPVHHKPQSAHYSPSYQYKYPLLSSSVITPSSPSRTTYVSSFTSGRINGLYSGSVTDLTRTPQKTKYDYITSTPKSGASGVRPASSLPDLRQPTTTSSSLPRQPSRVSPTYEYLPQGPRHAQSASDIMVGGYGSKGKRVSWREWRIADESDSGDSTDSLIDEAERLATTRIDIESGFKELW